The Thermosynechococcus sp. genome has a segment encoding these proteins:
- a CDS encoding Spy/CpxP family protein refolding chaperone — MGQYLQRLMVAIALVVGISGAAMPPHVMAQTSGGLLTAEQMKKLNLSVEQKQAILRLTLRTNDRILRILDRDQQRLFRNAIKQGKSTSEAMNLVELRPAQKTQLAKVMQDTRVEMLTILTPEQVKQLQASQ, encoded by the coding sequence ATGGGTCAGTATCTCCAGCGATTAATGGTGGCGATCGCCCTCGTGGTTGGCATCAGTGGCGCAGCTATGCCACCCCACGTCATGGCTCAAACCAGCGGCGGTCTCCTGACGGCTGAGCAAATGAAAAAACTCAATCTCAGTGTGGAGCAAAAACAGGCCATACTGCGCCTGACTCTGCGCACCAACGATCGCATCCTCAGGATCTTGGATCGTGACCAACAGCGCCTCTTTCGCAATGCCATCAAACAGGGGAAATCCACCAGTGAAGCTATGAACTTGGTGGAGCTGCGTCCCGCTCAAAAAACACAGCTTGCCAAGGTGATGCAGGATACCCGTGTTGAGATGCTAACCATTCTCACCCCCGAACAGGTGAAGCAGTTGCAAGCCTCCCAATGA
- a CDS encoding GUN4 domain-containing protein, giving the protein MVTAEPALADLREQLYSGNEKSQLAAMTTLSTAGSEGYDLLQEFLKDSATFSPPPAPWVRGQAYRLLCYSREASVQAFLQQHYPQGVIPLRSDRGVDYQELAELLVAEKFEAADRLTTQKLCELAGPMAQKRRWLYFTEVEQFPVVDLQTIDQLWLAFSLGRFGYSVQRQLWLGCGQNWERLWEKIGWRQGKRWPRYPNEFIWDLSAPRGHLPLTNQLRGVRVINALLNHPAWTR; this is encoded by the coding sequence ATGGTCACCGCAGAACCAGCCTTGGCCGACTTACGGGAGCAGTTGTACAGCGGCAATGAAAAATCGCAACTGGCCGCCATGACCACCCTGAGCACAGCCGGCAGTGAAGGTTATGACCTCCTGCAGGAGTTCCTCAAAGACAGTGCCACCTTTTCTCCCCCACCCGCCCCTTGGGTTCGCGGTCAGGCCTATCGCCTCCTCTGCTACAGCCGAGAAGCCTCTGTGCAAGCCTTTTTGCAGCAACACTATCCCCAAGGGGTAATTCCGCTGCGCTCCGATCGCGGGGTGGACTATCAAGAACTGGCGGAATTGCTGGTGGCCGAAAAATTTGAAGCAGCCGATCGCCTGACGACGCAAAAACTCTGTGAACTGGCAGGGCCGATGGCCCAAAAACGCCGCTGGCTCTACTTTACGGAGGTGGAGCAGTTCCCGGTTGTGGATTTGCAGACGATTGATCAACTGTGGCTGGCCTTTTCCTTGGGTCGCTTTGGCTATTCGGTGCAGCGGCAACTGTGGCTGGGTTGCGGTCAAAACTGGGAGCGGCTTTGGGAGAAAATCGGCTGGCGACAGGGTAAGCGTTGGCCGCGCTATCCCAATGAATTTATTTGGGATTTGAGTGCCCCGCGTGGACATTTACCCCTGACCAATCAACTGCGGGGCGTACGGGTCATCAATGCCCTGCTCAATCATCCCGCTTGGACCCGCTAG
- the rfaE2 gene encoding D-glycero-beta-D-manno-heptose 1-phosphate adenylyltransferase, with protein sequence MAHSASVPRSRRSPLNPYTLETLIAAINAAPQDWRPLVFTNGCFDLIHAGHVRYLAAARALGKRLVVGLNSDRSVAALKPKRPIIPEQQRAEVLASLRSVDAVVLFGDRTATTLIEALQPEIYVKGGDYQLETLPEAAAVQRYGGRIELIQVEVPSSTTAIVQRILELYGEES encoded by the coding sequence GTGGCACACTCAGCTAGTGTGCCTAGGAGCAGGAGAAGTCCCCTGAACCCTTACACCCTTGAAACCCTGATTGCTGCCATTAATGCCGCGCCTCAAGATTGGCGCCCCTTGGTATTTACCAATGGCTGTTTTGACCTGATCCATGCGGGGCATGTGCGCTATCTAGCGGCCGCCCGTGCCCTCGGCAAACGCCTAGTGGTGGGGTTGAATAGCGATCGCTCGGTGGCAGCCCTAAAGCCAAAACGGCCGATTATTCCCGAACAGCAGCGGGCAGAGGTGCTCGCTAGTTTACGATCAGTAGATGCAGTGGTGCTATTTGGCGATCGCACTGCCACAACCCTGATCGAGGCTCTCCAACCGGAGATCTACGTCAAAGGGGGTGATTACCAACTGGAAACCCTACCGGAAGCAGCGGCGGTGCAACGCTATGGCGGTCGCATTGAATTGATTCAAGTAGAGGTTCCCAGTTCCACAACGGCGATCGTCCAACGCATTTTGGAGTTGTATGGGGAGGAATCATAG
- a CDS encoding branched-chain amino acid ABC transporter permease, giving the protein MDIQLIQLFVNGLAVGSIIALAAVGLTLTFGILRLPNFAHGDFMTAGAYLTLLANATGLDIWLSMAIAGLGTAGLMLLSEKLLWQPMRDRRATSTTLMIISIGLSFLLRNGVILIWGSENQTYRLPVMPALDFWGVKIIYSQGIVMILAVAAIAGVHLLLQRTKVGKAMRAVADDLDLARVSGIDVEWVVLCTWLLTGVLTGVAGGLYGLITAVRPTMGWFLILPLFASVILGGIGNPYGAIAGALIIGVAQEVSTLIIPVEYKLAVALGIMMAVLLVRPQGLFRGTLS; this is encoded by the coding sequence ATGGATATTCAACTGATTCAACTTTTTGTTAATGGCTTGGCGGTGGGGAGTATTATTGCCCTTGCGGCAGTGGGTTTAACCCTGACCTTTGGCATTTTGCGCCTGCCCAACTTTGCCCATGGCGACTTTATGACGGCGGGAGCCTACCTGACATTGCTGGCCAATGCTACAGGACTGGATATTTGGCTCTCAATGGCGATCGCGGGCTTGGGGACGGCAGGGTTGATGCTCCTGAGTGAGAAGCTCCTGTGGCAGCCGATGCGCGATCGCCGCGCCACTTCAACAACCCTGATGATTATTTCCATTGGTCTGTCGTTTCTGCTGCGCAATGGAGTGATTCTCATTTGGGGGAGTGAAAACCAGACCTATCGGCTACCGGTGATGCCTGCCCTTGATTTTTGGGGTGTGAAAATTATTTACTCGCAGGGGATTGTCATGATTTTGGCAGTGGCGGCGATCGCTGGGGTGCACCTGCTGTTGCAACGCACAAAAGTGGGCAAAGCCATGCGAGCCGTGGCCGATGATTTAGACTTGGCGCGGGTTTCGGGTATTGATGTGGAGTGGGTAGTGCTGTGCACTTGGCTTTTGACGGGTGTGCTCACGGGGGTGGCTGGGGGCCTCTATGGCCTGATTACGGCTGTGCGGCCAACGATGGGTTGGTTTTTGATCCTGCCCCTTTTTGCCAGTGTCATCCTCGGTGGCATTGGCAACCCCTACGGGGCGATCGCTGGTGCCCTGATTATTGGTGTGGCGCAGGAGGTGAGTACCCTCATTATCCCTGTGGAATACAAATTGGCCGTTGCCCTAGGGATTATGATGGCAGTGCTGTTGGTGCGCCCCCAAGGGCTATTTCGTGGCACACTCAGCTAG